Proteins encoded within one genomic window of Mauremys mutica isolate MM-2020 ecotype Southern chromosome 11, ASM2049712v1, whole genome shotgun sequence:
- the LOC123343778 gene encoding uncharacterized protein LOC123343778, with amino-acid sequence MASRTGSWGNNCCLPCPWKEAKTSGTEEDQTNHLQYHLLQSKQQPEALEWVCTIGKGQSSRVYTTHLGLTDVGCLLTCHPTFRASPADSSLRLTCTKAGEPAADSNPTRLWREVGRVMKACGGAPSKLTPEPRILQGSPTHQILTELVQKLDEIRKPKKLWHDIYKPQKVATVTYEILAQALDKLTVFHGALMTSAKDATSQPSQEGPPLTPSLPSPNKAPEHPPPYVHPEAPLPLEKTPLYPTLPSAPPDAQAHTPPPTVTSSEALPVSISRIKVDGQGNATQVTELRPRSKAEMKEFISDTARGANEPPLLWLGRLALEHEQELVDREEGIVLARTSSWSRGLSGSPVISDTAWPLTAPALAFLHLQHSLQGIPVPKGSVKDLSSLRCAIAGGSIMLWSPAQHPLGLTQASTWPGDPRPYSFMSSQESPAMIATPPRENPLVAWLKAYALQEVLIGNLSDVPSSHDCVACTRREASEEGSPFLWKFLSLMNLTPHLTLQQIRGLSFGLEALANITAEGLRRTSDALTVLANYAEQNRLLLQTILQKDFCVALEDLDPSFKGQCCLRLQPGWNNISAVANHLSSFAVQIRKEREQWDWWQAQWSSWGLGSWAQSIKQWLITVAIVLVAFLLGMAVVKQLVNRVVSALPLQARYSSIPLDSSEPSPLDYSDSEDL; translated from the exons atggcgtcacgaacaggatcttGGGGTAACAATTGCTGCCTCCCCTGTCCCTGGAAAGAGGCAAAAACCTCTGGGACAGAGGAAGATCAGACTAACCATCTGCAATATCACTTGCTGCAAAGTAAGCAGCAGCCTGAAGCCCTGGAGTGGGTCTGCACGATTGGCAAAGGCCAGAGCTCCAGGGTGTATACTACCCACCTGGGGCTCACTGATGTGGGGTGCCTTTTAACTTGTCACCCCACATTCAGGGCCAGCCCCGCTGATTCCAGCCTCCGGCTAacctgcactaaggcaggagagCCAGCTGCAGATTCAAATCCTACCCGCCtctggagggaggtggggagggtcATGAAAGCGTGCGGGGGGGCCCCATCTAAGCTCACCCCTGAACCTCGAATTTTGCAggggtcccccacccaccagataTTAACAGAACTGGTGCAGAAGCTGGATGAAATTCGAAAGCCTAAGAAACTGTGGCATGACATATATAAGCCCCAAAAGGTAGCCACAGTTACCTATGAGATCCTGGCTCAGGCCCTTGATAAACTAACTGTTTTCCATGGGGCCCTAATGACCTCGGCCAAGGATGCCACTAGCCAGCCTagccaggagggaccaccacTGACCCCTAGCCTGCCCAGTCCCAATAAAGCCCCCGAACACCCACCCCCATATGTTCACCCAGAGGCCCCACTCCCCCTTGAAAAAACCCCGCTATACCCCACTCTACCCTCCGCCCCACCAGATGCCCAAGCCCATACACCCCCACCCACTGTGACCTCCAGTGAAGCCCTGCCTGTATCCATCAGCCGAATAAAGGTTGATGGTCAGGGCAACGCCACACAGGTCACAGAACTCCGGCCCCGCTCCAAAGCAGAGATGAAGGAGTTCATCTCAGACACCGCTAGGGGAGCCAATGAGCCACCACTACTGTGGCTAGGCCGCCTGGCCCTGGAACATGAACAGGAGCTAGTGGATAGGGAAGAGGGCATAGTACTAGCCAGGACCAGTAGCTGGTCCCGGGGTCTCTCAGGGAGCCCGGTAATATCTGACACCgcatggcccctgactgccccagccctggccttcctCCATTTACAGCACTCCCTTCAAGGGATCCCTGTCCCCAAAGGAAGTGTCAAGGACCTCTCTTCCCTAAGATGTGCCATTGCAGGGGGGTCCATCATGCTATGGTCCCCTGCCCAACACCCTCTAGGACTAACTCAGGCCAGCACCTGGCCAGGGGACCCGCGCCCCTATTCTTTTATGTCTTCACAGGAATCACCTGCCATGATTGCCACTCCGCCTCGAGAGAACCCCCTGGTTGCCTGGTTAAAAGCCTAcgccctgcaggaggtcctcaTCGGGAACCTGTCAGATGTCCCCTCATCACATGATTGTGTCGCCTGCACAAGACGGGAGGCCTCAGAGGAAGGATCCCCTTTCCTCTGGAAGTTCCTCTCTCTCATGAACCTAACCCCACATTTAACTTTACAGCAA ATCCGTGGACTGTCGTTTGGTCTGGAGGCCCTCGCCAACATCACAGCCGAAGGGCTTCGTCGAACCAGCGACGCTCTCACAGTCCTAGCCAACTACGCCGAGCAGAACCGTCTTCTGCTCCAGACCATCCTACAGAAGGACTTTTGTGTTGCCTTGGAGGACCTTGATCCTTCCTTTAAGGGACAATGTTGCCTGCGCCTTCAGCCCGGGTGGAACAACATCTCAGCCGTGGCTAACCATCTGTCCTCCTTCGCTGTCCAGATTCGTAAGGAGCGTGAGCAGTGGGATTGGTGGCAAGCCCAGTGGTCCAGCTGGGGGCTGGGATCCTGGGCCCAGTCCATCAAGCAGTGGCTTATTACTGTGGCTATTGTTCTTGTGGCCTTTCTGTTGGGGATGGCAGTGGTCAAGCAGCTGGTTAACAGGGTTGTGTCTGCCCTGCCCTTGCAGGCGAGGTACTCTTCCATTCCCCTTGACAGCAGCGAACCATCACCCCTAGATTACTCAGATAGTGAGGATCTGTAA